In Rutidosis leptorrhynchoides isolate AG116_Rl617_1_P2 chromosome 2, CSIRO_AGI_Rlap_v1, whole genome shotgun sequence, one genomic interval encodes:
- the LOC139888062 gene encoding organelle RRM domain-containing protein 2, mitochondrial-like: MAMKTATTVGAAGPRGLRSLFSTLTGNFPFPSQPAANQPQRQQLNPSTNLFVSGLSKRTTDKGLRKCFAKFGEVVHARVVKDRAGWSEGFGYVRYSTLEGAAAGIVGMDGKYLDGWVIFAEYAISRDSPSSPSPYGTNQYGRQRVIKHHQCLQMIFCFAC, from the exons ATGGCGATGAAGACCGCGACAACCGTGGGGGCCGCTGGTCCACGTGGCCTCAGATCGCTATTCTCAACTCT AACCGGTAACTTTCCCTTTCCTTCTCAGCCTGCCGCCAATCAACCGCAACGCCAGCAACTTAATCCTTCTACAAACCTCTTCGTATCAG GTCTTAGCAAACGTACAACCGATAAAGGGCTTCGAAAATGTTTTGCAAAGTTTGGTGAAGTTGTTCATG ctagagttgttaaggaccGAGCAGGTTGGTCAGAGGGGTTTGGTTATGTACGATATTCTACACTTGAAGGTGCTGCAGCCGGTATAGTAGGCATGGATGGGAAG TATCTGGATGGTTGGGTAATTTTTGCGGAGTACGCGATATCAAGAGACTCTCCATCATCACCTTCGCCTTATGGAACTAACCAATATGGCCGCCAACGAGTAATAAAGCATCATCAATG CCTTCAG ATGATATTCTGTTTCGCTTGTTAG
- the LOC139891149 gene encoding organic cation/carnitine transporter 4-like, producing MTSHKPTADLRSPLLRPPTDTTTNDDLDGTHLHIERLCIDDMLQKYCGEFGYWQFKHFVLTCMAWALEAFHTMVMIFADRQPDWICEPGSSCVVGGDVCEMNDGTWRWDGGSGVSTVAEWGLICGHKYKVGLVQALFFGGCMIGAGIFGHLSDSKLGRKGSLTVVCILNAIFGMLTSLSPNYLIYVLLRFLTGFSTGGVGLCAFVLATEPVGPSKRGMAGMSTFYFFSGGIAILSGIAYVFRTWRSLYIASSIPSIIFVFVILPFIYESPRWYLIRGQTENAMKIMRAIATTNGRSIPENVYVARDEETNNLDEKSHEIRSKEVVTGSVLDALKSRLTRIRLILVVGINFTCSIVYYGLSLNVVNLETNLYLNVLVNALAEVPAFYLTAVLIDRFGRKPLAIGTQWFSGLFCIAGCFIGSKGVMKVVRMGCGVLGIFGMAATYNLLFIYAMELFPTVVRNAALGCATQAAQFGAILAPFVVVLGGGVPFMIFGICGLVGGLLTFYLPETLNKPLYDTMNGMTYGENEA from the exons ATGACATCCCATAAACCCACGGCCGATCTCCGGTCACCTCTACTCCGACCACCAACCGACACCACCACTAACGACGACCTAGATGGGACCCACCTGCATATCGAACGTTTATGTATCGATGACATGTTACAAAAATATTGTGGCGAGTTTGGTTATTGGCAATTTAAACACTTTGTGTTGACATGTATGGCTTGGGCACTTGAAGCTTTTCATACTATGGTTATGATATTTGCTGACCGCCAACCGGATTGGATTTGTGAACCGGGTTCAAGTTGTGTGGTAGGTGGCGATGTTTGTGAGATGAACGATGGTACATGGCGGTGGGATGGTGGGTCCGGTGTGTCTACGGTGGCGGAATGGGGGTTGATTTGTGGTCACAAATATAAGGTTGGTCTTGTTCAAGCCCTGTTCTTCGGTGGCTGCATGATTG GTGCTGGGATATTTGGGCATCTGTCGGACTCGAAACTGGGTAGAAAAGGCTCCCTAACTGTTGTGTGCATACTGAATGCCATTTTCGGTATGCTAACATCCCTATCTCCAAACTACCTCATCTATGTCCTCCTCCGTTTTCTTACCGGTTTCAGCACCGGTGGAGTTGGCCTTTGTGCATTCGTTCTCGCCACTGAGCCTGTGGGGCCCTCGAAACGTGGTATGGCCGGGATGTCTACTTTTTATTTCTTTTCGGGAGGGATAGCGATTTTATCCGGGATAGCTTATGTTTTCCGAACATGGCGGTCTTTATATATTGCTTCGTCGATACCTTCTATTATTTTTGTGTTTGTGATCCTACCGTTCATATACGAGTCCCCTCGTTGGTACCTTATTAGAGGACAAACCGAAAACGCTATGAAAATAATGCGCGCCATTGCCACCACAAACGGGAGATCAATTCCCGAAAATGTGTATGTTGCGCGTGATGAAGAGACTAACAATCTCGATGAGAAGAGTCACGAGATCCGGTCTAAAGAAGTTGTAACGGGGTCGGTGTTAGATGCATTAAAATCGCGATTAACAAGGATACGTTTGATCTTGGTCGTGGGGATAAACTTCACGTGCTCGATTGTGTACTATGGTCTTAGCTTAAACGTGGTCAACCTCGAGACAAATTTGTACCTTAATGTCTTGGTCAACGCACTTGCTGAAGTTCCTGCGTTTTACCTCACGGCTGTTTTGATCGATAGGTTTGGGAGGAAACCGCTAGCGATCGGGACCCAGTGGTTCAGTGGgttattttgcattgcaggatGTTTTATAGGAAGTAAAGGGGTAATGAAGGTGGTTAGGATGGGTTGTGGTGTACTCGGAATATTTGGTATGGCGGCTACTTATAATTTGTTGTTTATATATGCAATGGAGTTGTTTCCGACAGTGGTGAGGAATGCAGCACTTGGTTGTGCTACACAGGCGGCACAATTTGGAGCCATTTTGGCGCCTTTCGTGGTGGTTTTGGGCGGTGGGGTTCCGTTTATGATTTTCGGCATATGTGGACTTGTGGGTGGTCTTCTTACCTTTTACTTGCCGGAAACTTTGAACAAACCGTTATATGATACGATGAACGGAATGACGTATGGAGAGAATGAAGCCTAA
- the LOC139891151 gene encoding large ribosomal subunit protein uL24c-like isoform X1, with the protein MVVAMAALQSSFTALSLSSKSFLGQRLSPSPSGPLLQVKPAKTPSHQIQAKLKRWERIKCKPNSLPIVHKMHVKLGDTVKVIAGRDKGKIGEITKIVKHSSMVVVKEINLKTKHVKSKEEGESGQIIKIEAPIHSSNVMLYSKEQNVASRVGHKTLENGKRVRYLLKTGEIIDSVEKWTKAIKEREKKTEEITVAS; encoded by the exons atggtGGTGGCCATGGCTGCTTTGCAAAGCTCATTCACAGCTCTTTCTCTATCATCAAAATCTTTTCTCGGTCAACGCTTATCTCCCTCCCCCTCCGGACCTCTG TTGCAGGTTAAGCCAGCGAAAACACCTAGTCATCAGATCCAGGCTAAG CTAAAGAGATGGGAGAGGATTAAATGCAAGCCAAACAGTCTTCCGATCGTACACAAAATGCACGTGAAACTTGGGGATACAGTAAAAGTGATAGCAGGACGTGACAAGGGTAAAATTGGCGAGATAACGAAGATCGTAAAGCACAGTAGCATGGTTGTAGTCAAAGAAATTAATTTGAAGACGAAACATGTGAAGAGTAAGGAGGAGGGAGAATCGGGCCAGATAATCAAG ATAGAAGCACCCATTCATAGCTCAAATGTGATGCTGTATTCAAAAGAACAGAACGTTGCAAGCCGTGTGGGTCACAAGACCTTAGAAAATGGTAAAAGAGTGCGGTATTTGTTAAAAACTGGCGAAATAATTGACAGTGTTGAAAAGTGGACGAAGGCGATCAAGGAACGAGAGAAGAAAACAGAAGAAATTACTGTTGCATCATGA
- the LOC139891151 gene encoding large ribosomal subunit protein uL24c-like isoform X2, whose product MVVAMAALQSSFTALSLSSKSFLGQRLSPSPSGPLVKPAKTPSHQIQAKLKRWERIKCKPNSLPIVHKMHVKLGDTVKVIAGRDKGKIGEITKIVKHSSMVVVKEINLKTKHVKSKEEGESGQIIKIEAPIHSSNVMLYSKEQNVASRVGHKTLENGKRVRYLLKTGEIIDSVEKWTKAIKEREKKTEEITVAS is encoded by the exons atggtGGTGGCCATGGCTGCTTTGCAAAGCTCATTCACAGCTCTTTCTCTATCATCAAAATCTTTTCTCGGTCAACGCTTATCTCCCTCCCCCTCCGGACCTCTG GTTAAGCCAGCGAAAACACCTAGTCATCAGATCCAGGCTAAG CTAAAGAGATGGGAGAGGATTAAATGCAAGCCAAACAGTCTTCCGATCGTACACAAAATGCACGTGAAACTTGGGGATACAGTAAAAGTGATAGCAGGACGTGACAAGGGTAAAATTGGCGAGATAACGAAGATCGTAAAGCACAGTAGCATGGTTGTAGTCAAAGAAATTAATTTGAAGACGAAACATGTGAAGAGTAAGGAGGAGGGAGAATCGGGCCAGATAATCAAG ATAGAAGCACCCATTCATAGCTCAAATGTGATGCTGTATTCAAAAGAACAGAACGTTGCAAGCCGTGTGGGTCACAAGACCTTAGAAAATGGTAAAAGAGTGCGGTATTTGTTAAAAACTGGCGAAATAATTGACAGTGTTGAAAAGTGGACGAAGGCGATCAAGGAACGAGAGAAGAAAACAGAAGAAATTACTGTTGCATCATGA